A single window of Paenibacillus sp. FSL H8-0537 DNA harbors:
- a CDS encoding LAGLIDADG family homing endonuclease yields MEKKQTSDENRKGTSRLEGLSEKIFLDRYAWKNADSSGAKPGDLVLVLTKDDPKFPTKEVGEIVVREDDQVEVQLRSGGRVTTAVEKLTLTIEQTPEEMWDRLAKAVAGVEGSEQKRAEWTERFRYILDDWKLVPGGRIAAGAGASEELTLFNCYVLPSPADSRGGIMQTLTEMTEIMARGGGVGINLSSLRPRRAIVAGVNGASSGAVSWGGLFSYTTGLIEQGGSRRGALMLMINDWHPDVLDFITVKQTMGQVTNANLSVCVSNAFMKAVKEDLEWELVFPDTKDTQYNELWTGDLDAWRALGKKVILYKTVRAREIWHMIIESAWKSAEPGVVFMEYYNQMSNSWYFNPIISTNPCFHPSTRITTEYGLMTIEELYKKTVGASFLVGTDARLVEQAKVVGGRSYEIPGLKMRQATVFPTGEKETVVVSLQNGMDISVTKDHRLYTNVGWKEAQHLTQKDYVYVQSGKGHFAVKDELGEHWGLFLGWLTGDGWISKRGDIGMVFGGGDEEVVNLLVEAGERITGVKAKVYDRTNGTKQVYWWRKELLHKLNELGVKAVKAPEKEVPDALFTSSEATVTAFLQGLFSADGTVYERDEMRRSVRLTSASRKLLQGVQLLLLNYGIHSSIYARPKKAQTQFQYTTKAGEHRTYESNGFYELIMTGNNILAFKDQIGFHYVTRKQEALERIARGSRKTEKFLSRVTSVKAGETVTVYDITEPVTHSLIAGGMVAHNCGEQGLPGWGVCNLSAVNLSRFYNEQQHDVDWEELAKVTRWSVRFLDNVIDTTPYHFPENEANQKRERRVGLGTMGLAELLIKLQIRYGSAESLEFLDKLYGFMAREAYLASTEIAAEKGAFAAFEADKFLQSGFMRSLTSHYPEVGAAVEQHGIRNVTVLTQAPTGSTGTMVGTSTGIEPYFAFEYFRQSRLGYDKQLVPIAQQWKDAHPDEELPDYFVAAMDLSAKDHIRVQAAIQCWVDSSISKTANCPNDFTVEETKELYELAFDLGCKGVTIYRDGSRDVQVLSTTDEKEKKQETEQALKLSSRADSGEKEVQVGDYGAIAIEGVASQGASSAGSVHDAAGSKTTTATTAVSKKTLDKAYKNRPQVLRGATYKVNTPFGMAYITINDLSGSPGEIFLNVGKAGSDVFAMAEALGRVCSLFLRYGDHGHKVELLIKHLKGIGGTGAIGFGANRVESIADAVAKALEQHIATADFQQLYVEQRVESGEAPEASVSLKIGSSATAASIAEAKDRPESVQSRSSASSFDLCPSCGTASLINIEGCKQCSNCGYSRCN; encoded by the coding sequence ATGGAGAAGAAACAAACCTCAGATGAAAATAGGAAAGGCACCAGCAGGCTGGAGGGGCTCAGCGAGAAAATTTTTCTCGATCGTTATGCTTGGAAAAATGCGGATTCCAGCGGCGCTAAGCCTGGAGACCTTGTGCTCGTGCTGACCAAAGATGATCCAAAGTTTCCAACGAAGGAAGTAGGAGAGATTGTGGTCCGTGAAGATGATCAGGTGGAGGTGCAGCTTCGAAGCGGTGGCCGTGTAACGACTGCGGTCGAGAAGCTGACGCTGACCATTGAGCAGACGCCTGAGGAAATGTGGGATCGTTTGGCGAAGGCGGTTGCCGGAGTCGAGGGCAGCGAGCAGAAGCGGGCAGAATGGACCGAGCGCTTTCGCTATATTTTGGACGACTGGAAACTCGTGCCGGGCGGCAGAATTGCAGCAGGGGCAGGGGCTAGTGAGGAGCTTACGCTATTTAACTGTTATGTGCTGCCTTCACCGGCAGATAGCCGTGGCGGCATTATGCAGACGTTGACGGAAATGACGGAAATTATGGCACGCGGGGGCGGTGTTGGCATTAATCTGTCGTCGCTGCGTCCGCGCCGCGCCATTGTGGCAGGGGTAAATGGCGCATCGAGCGGGGCGGTGTCATGGGGCGGGCTGTTCAGCTATACGACGGGGCTGATCGAGCAGGGCGGCAGCCGCCGCGGCGCCTTAATGCTAATGATCAATGACTGGCATCCCGATGTGCTGGATTTCATTACGGTCAAGCAGACGATGGGCCAGGTGACGAACGCGAATTTATCGGTATGCGTGAGCAACGCTTTTATGAAAGCGGTGAAGGAGGATTTAGAGTGGGAGCTGGTGTTCCCGGATACGAAGGATACACAGTACAACGAGCTTTGGACAGGAGATTTGGATGCTTGGCGGGCACTCGGCAAAAAGGTGATTTTGTACAAAACGGTCCGCGCCCGTGAAATCTGGCACATGATTATTGAATCAGCCTGGAAATCGGCAGAGCCCGGCGTCGTTTTTATGGAGTATTATAATCAGATGTCGAATAGCTGGTATTTCAATCCCATTATTAGTACGAATCCATGCTTTCATCCGAGCACCAGAATTACGACGGAATACGGACTAATGACGATAGAGGAATTGTATAAAAAAACAGTAGGAGCAAGCTTTCTTGTTGGTACAGATGCGCGTCTGGTCGAGCAGGCCAAGGTTGTTGGTGGACGTTCTTACGAGATTCCAGGGCTGAAGATGCGTCAAGCAACTGTGTTTCCTACCGGGGAGAAGGAGACGGTCGTCGTTTCCTTGCAAAATGGAATGGATATCAGCGTGACAAAGGACCATCGCTTATATACGAATGTGGGCTGGAAGGAAGCACAGCACCTCACCCAAAAGGATTACGTTTATGTCCAATCCGGTAAAGGTCATTTTGCGGTGAAAGATGAGTTAGGCGAGCATTGGGGATTGTTTCTAGGTTGGTTAACGGGCGACGGATGGATATCGAAACGCGGGGATATCGGCATGGTTTTTGGTGGCGGGGATGAGGAGGTCGTAAACCTGCTTGTAGAGGCGGGTGAGAGGATCACTGGAGTAAAGGCGAAGGTGTATGATCGAACAAACGGAACAAAACAGGTATATTGGTGGCGTAAAGAGCTGCTTCATAAGCTGAATGAGCTGGGTGTTAAAGCTGTCAAGGCCCCTGAAAAAGAAGTTCCCGATGCCTTGTTCACATCGTCAGAAGCTACCGTAACGGCATTTCTGCAAGGGCTTTTTAGTGCAGATGGAACGGTTTATGAACGGGATGAAATGCGGCGCTCCGTTCGTTTAACTTCGGCTTCAAGAAAACTGCTGCAGGGCGTTCAGCTTTTGCTGCTTAATTATGGTATTCACAGCTCCATTTATGCCCGTCCCAAAAAAGCGCAAACGCAATTTCAATATACGACAAAAGCTGGCGAGCACCGTACGTATGAAAGCAACGGCTTTTATGAGCTCATTATGACCGGAAACAATATTCTTGCCTTTAAAGATCAAATCGGATTTCATTATGTGACGAGAAAACAAGAGGCGCTTGAGCGAATAGCTCGGGGGTCCCGTAAAACGGAAAAATTTCTGTCCAGAGTCACTTCAGTAAAGGCGGGAGAGACCGTTACCGTTTACGATATTACGGAGCCTGTTACCCATTCGCTTATAGCTGGTGGAATGGTTGCTCACAACTGCGGAGAACAAGGTCTTCCCGGCTGGGGCGTCTGCAATCTTTCAGCGGTCAATCTGTCGCGTTTCTATAATGAGCAGCAGCATGATGTCGACTGGGAGGAGCTGGCGAAGGTGACGCGCTGGTCGGTGCGTTTTCTCGATAACGTCATTGACACCACACCGTACCATTTTCCTGAAAATGAAGCGAACCAAAAGCGCGAGCGCCGCGTCGGGCTCGGCACGATGGGGCTTGCGGAGCTGCTGATTAAGCTGCAAATCCGTTATGGCAGCGCGGAATCGCTCGAGTTTCTCGATAAGCTGTATGGGTTTATGGCCCGAGAGGCGTATCTTGCTTCGACGGAAATTGCAGCGGAGAAAGGTGCCTTCGCTGCTTTTGAAGCAGATAAATTTTTGCAAAGCGGATTTATGCGAAGCTTGACGTCGCATTATCCCGAGGTGGGGGCTGCGGTAGAGCAGCATGGCATTCGCAACGTCACGGTGCTGACGCAGGCGCCGACGGGAAGTACCGGAACGATGGTCGGCACCTCGACTGGCATTGAGCCGTATTTTGCTTTTGAATATTTCCGTCAAAGCAGGCTTGGTTATGATAAGCAGCTTGTCCCAATTGCCCAGCAGTGGAAGGATGCGCATCCTGACGAGGAGCTGCCGGATTATTTTGTAGCTGCGATGGATCTGTCTGCAAAGGATCATATCCGGGTCCAGGCAGCGATTCAGTGCTGGGTGGACAGCTCGATTTCGAAGACAGCGAATTGCCCGAATGATTTCACAGTGGAAGAGACGAAGGAGCTTTACGAATTGGCGTTCGATCTTGGCTGTAAGGGCGTCACCATTTACCGCGACGGCAGCAGGGATGTTCAGGTGCTGTCGACGACGGATGAGAAAGAGAAGAAGCAGGAGACGGAACAGGCGCTTAAGCTGTCATCACGCGCAGATAGCGGGGAGAAAGAAGTTCAAGTGGGGGATTATGGTGCCATAGCTATTGAGGGAGTGGCTTCTCAAGGGGCTTCAAGTGCTGGGAGCGTACATGATGCAGCAGGCTCCAAAACTACTACAGCTACAACCGCTGTGAGTAAGAAAACGCTGGACAAAGCGTACAAAAATCGCCCGCAGGTGCTGCGCGGTGCCACCTACAAGGTTAATACGCCATTCGGGATGGCGTACATTACGATCAATGATCTGTCCGGCTCGCCGGGTGAAATTTTTCTGAATGTCGGCAAGGCTGGCTCCGACGTGTTCGCCATGGCGGAAGCGCTAGGCCGTGTCTGCTCGCTATTCCTTCGTTATGGCGATCATGGTCATAAGGTGGAACTGCTAATTAAGCACTTGAAGGGAATCGGCGGCACAGGTGCGATTGGTTTTGGCGCAAACCGAGTGGAATCGATTGCCGATGCTGTAGCGAAGGCGTTGGAGCAGCATATAGCGACTGCTGATTTTCAGCAGCTATATGTGGAACAGCGGGTGGAAAGCGGTGAAGCACCGGAAGCAAGTGTGAGCTTGAAGATAGGTTCTTCCGCAACAGCTGCATCAATAGCGGAAGCTAAAGACAGGCCAGAATCAGTACAAAGCCGCAGCAGCGCAAGCTCGTTTGACCTTTGTCCTTCTTGTGGCACAGCATCCTTGATTAATATAGAAGGCTGCAAGCAGTGCAGCAATTGCGGGTACAGCCGTTGTAATTAA
- a CDS encoding IS110 family transposase — MRPVIGIDVSKGESEGFILLERNKPYGKPFRFQHTHEEMNILLLKLQEVETLVGLRPVVVLESTGHYHLGIVAVLQKKGYEVITLNPLIPQRARKSKLRKVKTDAEDAKHLAELFYKEELQAAPSRPLEQDELRFLCRQHEMISHTYVQAQLNFQSILDQLFPLYSNIFGQLFSKTALEVLRKHPTPEHVLITSHGELETIIRTHCNRSMSWASHKADAIICATKNSLIVDYSPSQVRALLLMISLLMEYQKHLADLEQAIKIKATSIQGFDLLRSIPGIGDKLASSILAEIGDISSFPHAKKLVAFAGIDPSVFSSGKFAATKNHITKRGSSRLRRALYLAVLCGIRGAVRNENIRNFMTRRGLKESLTGLHLLLAPINYCISFSPCLKNRFITALPNPLKKDNFTQNSIFH, encoded by the coding sequence ATGAGACCTGTTATTGGCATTGATGTGTCTAAGGGAGAAAGCGAAGGATTCATCTTACTTGAAAGAAACAAACCTTACGGTAAGCCCTTCCGCTTTCAGCATACTCATGAAGAAATGAATATCTTGTTACTAAAGTTACAAGAGGTTGAAACGTTGGTCGGTCTGAGGCCCGTTGTTGTTCTCGAATCCACTGGGCATTACCATCTAGGAATTGTAGCTGTATTGCAAAAGAAGGGCTATGAGGTCATTACACTCAATCCACTTATCCCGCAACGTGCACGTAAATCCAAACTAAGGAAAGTGAAAACCGATGCCGAAGATGCTAAACATCTAGCAGAGCTCTTTTACAAAGAAGAGCTCCAGGCAGCTCCATCAAGACCCCTTGAACAAGACGAGCTTCGATTCTTATGTAGGCAGCACGAAATGATTAGCCATACTTATGTTCAAGCCCAGCTTAACTTCCAATCGATATTGGATCAACTATTTCCGCTGTACTCCAACATATTTGGTCAGCTATTCTCCAAAACTGCACTTGAGGTGTTGAGGAAACATCCGACACCGGAACACGTACTCATCACAAGTCATGGTGAATTGGAGACGATCATTCGTACACACTGCAATCGGTCGATGTCCTGGGCATCTCATAAAGCCGACGCGATCATTTGTGCTACCAAGAACAGTCTCATCGTAGATTACAGCCCATCACAAGTCAGAGCACTGCTTCTTATGATTAGCTTGCTCATGGAGTATCAAAAACATCTTGCTGATCTTGAGCAAGCCATCAAAATCAAAGCAACAAGCATACAAGGTTTTGACTTATTGCGCTCTATTCCTGGTATTGGAGATAAGCTTGCGTCATCCATTCTTGCAGAGATTGGGGACATCTCCTCGTTCCCTCATGCCAAAAAACTTGTAGCATTTGCAGGTATTGATCCTAGCGTATTCTCATCAGGTAAGTTTGCAGCCACTAAGAATCATATAACCAAACGAGGGTCTTCCCGTCTAAGAAGAGCGCTTTATCTGGCTGTGCTTTGCGGTATTCGAGGAGCAGTGAGAAACGAAAATATTCGGAATTTTATGACAAGAAGAGGCTTGAAGGAAAGCCTCACCGGGTTGCACTTATTGCTTGCACCAATAAATTATTGCATATCATTTTCGCCATGCTTAAAAAATCGGTTTATTACCGCCCTTCCTAACCCTTTAAAAAAGGATAATTTTACACAAAACTCCATTTTCCACTAG
- a CDS encoding UvrD-helicase domain-containing protein → MGNFFDRITGKNTLIDQVNIVTNQLKQVDHERQRIWSELNRVSGDYNSIINKNAKLRDLCKDYASKFDRLKSRHEKTSQQFMLLQEEYDYLNSRHTILTEKLEELTNELKSNQLVLQQKVNELKLYESRFGKPLNQAHNGSPVSAIDWDCNFFEAIEKIKGNHFNDNQVEAIRYDMEKHLQIIAGAGSGKTETICAKVAFLVQMKQVNPNRISMMTFTRKAKEEMEGRVNLFLRVENSKVNVSTFHGTFMSLFNQLKRQNLAYSSIGIQGGDADEGEVEYKKELRKLINKYRLFKFDKYNEKTIFDRVSFWTNMGFSKEQMTEYIEKHFDSVIHDKEGIPVSVRFNLMFEELYQIRKDKEIVVYDDFLINLYDALLQYPEARDFVQNRYDYIFIDEFQDINPLQMETVELICPPTCSSKLIIVGDDDQSIYAFRGSDPSYIKHFPKTYDTHEIRLMRNYRSTPNIVKAGNWVISYNKHDRIKKSMEPFHKDDGEAVIVACTDPKEEAHWILTRSLEIGKQEPFELEGKLEPINYTKSTVLYRSRRQLQSMFQALDVRGVPYVIEKMDDVMGIFSIQDFNNAFGMWQELMTSSGNKLQQWRSIFTNVLGHYFVNKNAIEQWHEHLDIASLSDVIYESNALVLEKTRNKDTLPLKKYLTLLIDLKQGKPVNMKAVAEHFLACPRVKENVTDEERDWIIKELEKYSTWTELLGFNVRMKRRKEEMKENLKKYHDKKYNALYFLTIHGSKGLAFENVFVIGCYDGGLPSNHAVKLKEVDVQSCREKAEPPTTEEEERRLMYVAVTRAKKRVYVTFPKTVQDKPSARSKFLGELNLPIINCEEVRKIPVLSI, encoded by the coding sequence TTGGGTAATTTCTTTGATAGGATCACAGGGAAAAATACTTTAATAGATCAGGTCAATATCGTAACTAATCAGCTTAAACAGGTTGATCACGAAAGGCAAAGAATTTGGTCGGAGTTAAATAGGGTGTCAGGAGATTATAATTCTATAATAAATAAAAATGCGAAATTGAGGGATCTTTGTAAGGATTACGCTTCAAAGTTTGATCGGCTTAAGAGTAGACATGAGAAAACCTCACAACAGTTTATGCTGTTGCAAGAAGAATATGATTACCTAAACTCAAGACACACTATTTTGACTGAGAAACTCGAAGAGTTAACAAATGAGCTAAAGAGTAATCAGCTAGTACTGCAGCAAAAAGTTAATGAACTCAAGCTGTACGAATCGAGGTTCGGAAAACCCCTTAATCAAGCCCACAATGGAAGCCCTGTCTCTGCGATCGATTGGGACTGTAACTTTTTCGAAGCGATTGAAAAGATTAAAGGGAATCATTTTAATGATAACCAAGTTGAAGCCATTCGGTATGATATGGAGAAGCATCTGCAGATCATTGCTGGAGCTGGTAGCGGGAAGACAGAAACTATTTGCGCTAAGGTTGCTTTTTTAGTCCAAATGAAACAAGTTAACCCAAATCGAATAAGTATGATGACTTTTACCCGTAAAGCTAAAGAGGAAATGGAAGGTCGGGTTAATCTTTTCCTTAGAGTAGAAAATTCAAAGGTCAATGTGAGTACCTTTCATGGGACTTTTATGAGCTTGTTTAATCAGCTTAAGAGGCAAAACCTTGCTTATTCATCTATCGGCATTCAAGGTGGAGATGCTGATGAGGGTGAAGTTGAGTATAAAAAAGAGCTGCGTAAGTTGATTAATAAATACAGGCTATTCAAGTTTGACAAGTATAACGAGAAGACGATTTTTGATCGTGTGAGTTTCTGGACCAATATGGGGTTCTCAAAAGAACAAATGACAGAGTATATTGAGAAGCATTTTGACAGTGTTATCCATGATAAGGAGGGCATTCCTGTTAGTGTCCGGTTCAATTTGATGTTTGAAGAGTTGTATCAGATAAGGAAAGACAAAGAAATCGTTGTTTATGATGACTTTCTGATCAATCTTTATGATGCATTGCTTCAATATCCGGAAGCTAGGGATTTTGTTCAAAACAGATACGACTATATCTTCATTGATGAATTCCAAGATATAAATCCACTACAAATGGAGACAGTTGAACTTATTTGTCCCCCAACATGTTCGTCAAAATTGATTATAGTGGGTGACGATGACCAATCAATTTACGCATTCAGGGGGTCAGATCCAAGTTATATTAAACACTTCCCCAAGACTTACGATACTCATGAAATAAGGTTGATGAGGAATTATAGATCAACGCCCAATATCGTTAAAGCTGGTAATTGGGTTATCTCATATAATAAGCATGACCGGATCAAAAAATCAATGGAGCCTTTTCATAAAGATGATGGTGAAGCAGTGATAGTAGCTTGTACGGACCCCAAAGAAGAGGCTCATTGGATTCTCACAAGATCCCTGGAGATCGGTAAGCAAGAGCCATTTGAGTTAGAGGGCAAGCTCGAGCCGATTAACTACACAAAATCGACTGTGTTGTATAGATCCAGAAGACAACTGCAGAGTATGTTCCAAGCCCTAGATGTTAGAGGGGTTCCATATGTTATTGAAAAAATGGATGATGTCATGGGCATCTTTTCTATTCAGGACTTTAATAATGCATTTGGCATGTGGCAGGAGTTGATGACTTCTAGCGGGAACAAGCTCCAGCAGTGGCGGTCAATTTTTACTAACGTACTGGGACATTATTTTGTCAATAAGAATGCTATTGAGCAATGGCATGAACATCTAGATATTGCATCCTTATCTGATGTGATTTACGAATCTAATGCGTTGGTGCTTGAGAAGACAAGGAATAAGGATACACTTCCACTAAAGAAGTATTTGACTCTTTTGATTGATTTGAAACAAGGGAAGCCTGTTAATATGAAGGCAGTCGCAGAGCACTTTTTAGCTTGTCCAAGAGTTAAGGAGAATGTTACTGATGAGGAAAGGGACTGGATTATTAAGGAGCTTGAAAAATACAGTACTTGGACTGAACTTCTTGGCTTCAACGTGAGAATGAAGCGTCGTAAGGAAGAAATGAAGGAAAACCTGAAGAAGTACCACGACAAAAAGTATAATGCACTGTATTTCTTGACCATTCACGGAAGTAAGGGGTTAGCCTTTGAAAATGTATTTGTAATTGGCTGTTATGATGGTGGATTACCTTCAAACCATGCCGTCAAGTTAAAGGAAGTGGATGTCCAGTCATGTAGGGAGAAAGCTGAACCACCTACTACAGAAGAAGAAGAGCGCCGCTTAATGTATGTGGCGGTGACTAGAGCTAAGAAACGGGTATACGTCACTTTCCCTAAAACTGTTCAGGACAAGCCAAGTGCCCGCTCAAAGTTTCTAGGGGAGCTTAATCTACCGATAATAAATTGTGAAGAAGTAAGGAAAATTCCCGTACTCAGCATATGA